Within candidate division KSB1 bacterium, the genomic segment CATCGCCATTCTCAATCTCGAGGGCCGGGGAATCTCCGAAAGCGAGGCCACGACGCTGACCGGCCAACTGCGCGGGCACTTGGTGAATCTCGGCACGTTCATCGTGCTGGATCGCCACAAGATGGAAGATATTTTGAAGGAGCAGGGTTTTCAGCAAAGCGGCTGCACGCTCACCGAATACACGGTGCGCGCCGGCCGGCTGTTGAACGTGCAAAAAATGGTGGCCGGCAGCATCGGCAAGATCGGCAAGACCCGCGCCGTCAACATCTTCATGATCGACGTGGAATCCGGCCGCATTGAAAAGTCGTTCAATCGCAATGCCGGCGGAGAAATCGACAGCTTGCTGCAAATCCTGCACGACATTGCCCGCGACTTCGCCGGGAAAAAGGTCGTACAAGCTGACGATTTACTCGGCGCCGAAAGGCGCGGAAGTTTTCGCCAACAACAAACGGCTCGGCAAAACGCCGCTCTCTCTCAACGTGATCTTTGGCAGCAATTTTAAGCTGCGGTTGAAATTGGCCGGTTATCAGGATTGGGAAAAGGCTTTGAGCGTGACGCGTGACGAAGAGTTGAAAATGGAAATGGCCGCGAAAGCGAAGTCTTCTTCCCGCACCTGGCTGTGGGTTGCCGGCGGGGTCGGCGCGGTGGCGATGGGGGCAAGCGCGTACATTCTCACTTCCTCCGGCCAGGCCAAAACCGAAAGCCTGCCGCCGTTTCAATGGCCGCCGGAGGGGAAATATACTTGTTCAGGGTTAAAACTGGAGTCATGGCGAGGCGCTTTGTGCCGAAGCAATCTCTCTTGATTTTCAAAGGATTGCTTCGCTGAGAAACGCTCGCCATGACGCTATAAAAATGACCCTTGACGAGTATGGATTGTGTCCTCCGGTTTTTATTTTTTAAATCTTTTTCCACCGACTGAACTCGAAGTTGTAGTACTAGAGAGCCCGGGGCGCCGCCGTGGCCGACCGAAGAATAAAGCACCGCAGCCACAAAGTTAAGCCCGCTGATGCCAATGACAGCAGGCGTTGTAAGTTCCATCATCATCACGCCGGTTTCGCCGATTCTTTTTTATCCGCGTCGGATTTTTCATCTTTCTTTTCATCCGGCGTTTTGTTGTCGCGCTTTTCCTTGTTCAATTCTCGCAGGCGCTGGTCGACTTTATAATGCAGCGTGCCCTCGGGATATTTGCCTTCCGCGTCTTGTTCGCCGGCTGGAACCCCGGTGAGCAACTCCAGGCATTCGTCGATCGTTTTGACCGCGTAAACATGAAATTTCCCGGCGGCGATAGCGTCAATCACCTCCTGCCGCAGCATCAAATCTTCGACATTGAGCTGCGGTATGATGACGCCCTGGGTTGCGGTCAAGCCGCGGTCCCGGCAGGCGTTGAAGAAGCCCTCGATTTTTTCGTTGACGCCGCCGATGCCTTGAATCTCGCCTTTTTGATTCATCGAGCCGGTGACCGCCAAATCCTGCCGCAGCGGCAAGCCTGACAGCGCCGAAAGGATCACACACACTTCTGCCACCGAGGCACTGTCGCCGTCGACGCTGGTGCCGGATTGCTCGAAGGCGATGCTGGCGCTC encodes:
- a CDS encoding penicillin-binding protein activator LpoB — protein: MVFFFVGSFGQLKPHIAILNLEGRGISESEATTLTGQLRGHLVNLGTFIVLDRHKMEDILKEQGFQQSGCTLTEYTVRAGRLLNVQKMVAGSIGKIGKTRAVNIFMIDVESGRIEKSFNRNAGGEIDSLLQILHDIARDFAGKKVVQADDLLGAERRGSFRQQQTARQNAALSQRDLWQQF